A single genomic interval of Macadamia integrifolia cultivar HAES 741 chromosome 6, SCU_Mint_v3, whole genome shotgun sequence harbors:
- the LOC122082620 gene encoding LOW QUALITY PROTEIN: serine carboxypeptidase-like 27 (The sequence of the model RefSeq protein was modified relative to this genomic sequence to represent the inferred CDS: substituted 1 base at 1 genomic stop codon), producing MGFSLFPVVGFVSLSLLLYSTTCYSFSEDQERDRITELPGQPNIQFSQYSGYVTVDEKAGRALFYWLVEAPANRRPESRPLVLWLNGGPGCSSVAYGFAEEIGPFRINPDGNSLLSNPYAWNSQANLLFLESPAGVGFSYSNTTLDLYTVGDQRTAEDAYTFLVNWFKRFPQYKHRDFYIAGESYAGHYVPQLAQIVYRRNKRINNPVINFKGFMVGNAVTDDYHDYVGTFEYWWTHGLISDATYRTLRVRCDFVSSLHPSDACIAALDVAVSEQGNIDPYSIFTLPCNDTATLRRNLRGHYPWMSRAYDPCTERYSKLYFNRPEVQTAIHANLTGILYSWDTCSDIVGNYWVDSPLTMLPIYQELIAAGLKIWVFSGDTDAVVPVTATRYSIDALKLPTIINWYPWYDNGKVGGWSQVYKGLTFVTVTGAGHEVPLHRPRQALILFKHFLDSKPMPTSSKXSNSSDSSGISDSWNKLTTGIKMKDRIREMIFAYQFMLGVYVLSLTKSGCCKPPTSCNYGAATMMAQDPDCYRWNTMANLLCYECDSCKAGVLEDVRRDWHKLSVLNVLMVVFLICIYSIGCCAYRNSKRSQTDYPYGENRMKKVIPRWDFYWRRWWRDRREFLY from the exons ATGGGTTTCTCTCTGTTCCCTGTTGTgggttttgtttctctttctctgttatTGTATTCTACTACTTGTTATTCTTTTTCCGAAGATCAAGAGAGAGACCGGATCACTGAATTACCGGGACAGCCCAACATTCAATTCTCCCAGTACTCGGGATACGTTACAGTTGATGAAAAAGCCGGCAGGGCCTTGTTTTACTGGTTGGTAGAGGCTCCTGCGAATCGTCGGCCGGAGTCGAGACCACTGGTTCTATGGCTTAATGGAGGGCCTGGGTGTTCGTCTGTGGCTTATGGTTTCGCCGAAGAGATCGGACCTTTCCGTATTAATCCGGACGGCAATTCCCTTTTATCCAATCCTTACGCTTGGAACAGTC AGGCGAATTTGCTTTTCCTGGAATCTCCTGCGGGAGTGGGGTTCTCTTATTCGAATACTACCTTGGATCTGTATACTGTCGGTGACCAGAGGACGG CTGAAGATGCATATACTTTCCTAGTCAACTGGTTCAAAAGATTTCCTCAATATAAACATAGAGATTTCTACATTGCTGGAGAAAGTTACGCAG GTCACTATGTTCCTCAGTTGGCTCAAATTGTTTACCGGAGAAACAAGAGAATCAACAATCCTGTTATTAATTTCAAGGGGTTCATG GTTGGAAATGCCGTAACTGATGATTATCATGACTATGTGGGAACTTTTGAGTATTGGTGGACTCATGGCTTAATTTCTGATGCTACCTATAGAACTCTGAGAGTTAGATGTGATTTTGTATCTTCTTTACACCCATCTGATGCATGCATTGCAGCTCTTGATGTCGCTGTATCAGAACAAGGAAACATTGATCCTTACAGCATATTCACACTTCCTTGCAATGATACTGCAACTCTCAGACGCAATTTGAGGGGACATTAT CCTTGGATGTCCAGAGCATATGATCCCTGCACTGAAAGGTATTCTAAGCTGTACTTTAATCGCCCAGAAGTGCAAACGGCAATCCATGCTAATTTAACTGGCATTCTCTATTCTTGGGATACATGCAG TGATATTGTTGGGAATTACTGGGTGGATTCTCCCTTAACTATGCTTCCTATTTATCAAGAGCTTATTGCAGCTGGTCTGAAGATTTGGGTATTCAG TGGAGACACTGATGCTGTGGTGCCTGTCACTGCAACTCGCTACTCAATTGATGCTCTTAAGCTACCAACCATCATCAACTGGTATCCCTGGTATGACAATGGAAAG GTTGGCGGGTGGAGCCAAGTGTACAAAGGTCTGACATTTGTAACAGTAACTGGTGCAGGGCATGAGGTTCCTCTTCATCGCCCCCGTCAAGCTTTAATATTATTTAAACATTTCTTAGATAGTAAGCCGATGCCTACctcaagcaagtagtccaattCATCTGATTCCTCAGGAATAAGCGACAGTTGGAACAAGCTCACCACTGGGATTAAAATGAAAGATCGAATAAGAGAAATGATCTTCGCATACCAATTCATGCTTGGTGTCTATGTTCTGAGTCTTACAAAG TCTGGTTGCTGCAAGCCACCAACTTCCTGCAACTATGGAGCTGCTACAATGATGGCACAAGACCCTGACTGCTACAGGTGGAACACCATGGCCAATTTGCTTTGCTATGAGTGTGATTCTTGCAAGGCTGGAGTACTGGAAGATGTGAGGAGAGACTGGCATAAACTCTCAGTCCTCAATGTGTTAATGGTTGTCTTTCTTATTTGCATCTATTCCATTGGGTGTTGTGCATACCGGAACAGCAAGAGATCCCAGACAGACTACCCTTATGGAGAGAATCGGATGAAAAAAGTGATACCCAGATGGGACTTCTATTG GAGGAGATGGTGGCGAGACAGAAGAGAATTCCTTtactag